Proteins from one Microbacterium faecale genomic window:
- a CDS encoding ribbon-helix-helix domain-containing protein, whose product MGDASETYDERAARYERGDIDVSPHAKIYSGEDASRRGRQLIEMVLDEDELAELETAIRRGRPSVGAVGPRGESPKRQVRLPVDLDRALTERAEKEQRNRSDVIRDALSSYLRAS is encoded by the coding sequence ATGGGCGACGCATCTGAAACCTACGACGAGCGCGCTGCGCGTTACGAACGCGGAGACATCGACGTTTCTCCTCACGCGAAGATCTACAGCGGAGAGGATGCTTCCCGTCGTGGACGTCAACTGATCGAAATGGTGCTCGATGAGGACGAGCTCGCCGAGCTGGAGACGGCGATCCGACGCGGGCGGCCCAGTGTCGGCGCGGTTGGCCCGCGAGGCGAGTCGCCCAAGCGCCAGGTCCGACTTCCGGTGGACCTCGACCGCGCACTCACCGAGCGTGCCGAAAAGGAGCAGCGCAACCGGAGCGACGTGATCCGCGACGCGCTCTCCAGTTACCTGCGCGCTTCGTAG